Proteins from a genomic interval of Anolis sagrei isolate rAnoSag1 chromosome 1, rAnoSag1.mat, whole genome shotgun sequence:
- the SLC25A15 gene encoding mitochondrial ornithine transporter 1: MRTNPAIQAAIDLTAGAVGGTACVMTGQPFDTAKVKMQTFPNMYRGLVDCFVKTYKQVGFRGFYKGTTPALVANIAENAVLFMCYGFCQKIVRRIVGLDRKAKLSDLQNAAAGSFASAFATLVLCPTELVKCRLQTMHEMQLSGKIVQGHNTVWSVIKGVLQKDGPFGFYRGLSSTLLREIPGYFLFFGGYELSRTFFSFGRPKEELGPAALMVSGGFGGMCLWIAVYPIDCIKSRIQVLSMAGKQAGFMGTFVSVFRNEGVFALYSGLKPTMIRAFPANGALFLAYEYSRKLMMNQFDA; this comes from the exons ATGAGAACAAATCCTGCAATTCAAGCGGCCATCGACCTCACAGCTGGGGCCGTAG GAGGCACTGCTTGTGTGATGACCGGCCAGCCATTTGACACAGCCAAGGTGAAAATGCAGACGTTTCCCAACATGTACCGAGGCCTCGTTGATTGTTTTGTGAAGACTTACAAGCAAGTGGGCTTCCGAGGCTTCTACAAGGGAACCACCCCAGCACTGGTCGCAAACATTGCGGAGAACGCTGTGCTCTTCATGTGTTACGGCTTTTGCCAAAAGATTGTGAGGAGGATTGTTGGActagacagaaaagcaaagttgAG TGACCTCCAAAATGCTGCTGCTGGCTCCTTTGCCTCTGCCTTTGCTACCTTGGTCCTCTGCCCCACAGAGCTGGTGAAGTGCCGCCTGCAGACTATGCATGAAATGCAGCTGTCTGGGAAAATAGTACAAGGACACAA TACAGTTTGGTCAGTAATCAAAGGTGTTCTGCAAAAGGATGGTCCCTTCGGATTCTACCGTGGTCTCTCCAGCACTTTGCTACGGGAAATTCCAGGCTACTTTTTGTTTTTCGGAGGATATGAACTGAGTCGGACGTTCTTTTCATTTGGAAGACCCAAGGAGGAATTAG GTCCTGCTGCACTTATGGTTAGTGGTGGCTTTGGTGGGATGTGTTTATGGATTGCTGTATATCCAATAGACTGTATCAAATCAAGAATCCAGGTTCTCTCCATGGCAGGAAAGCAGGCTGGTTTCATGGGAACCTTTGTAAGCGTATTCCGGAATGAAG GTGTGTTTGCCTTGTATTCTGGACTCAAACCCACAATGATCCGTGCATTCCCCGCCAATGGTGCATTGTTCCTTGCCTACGAATATAGCCGGAAACTGATGATGAATCAGTTTGATGCATAA